A single region of the Vibrio cyclitrophicus genome encodes:
- the tusA gene encoding sulfurtransferase TusA yields MTFKPELATHTLEAEGLRCPEPVMMVRKTIRNMQDGDVLLVKADDPSTTRDIPSFCRFMDHQLVGQATETLPYQYLIRKGLEA; encoded by the coding sequence ATGACATTCAAACCTGAACTGGCAACCCATACTTTAGAAGCTGAAGGCCTGCGTTGCCCGGAACCAGTAATGATGGTCAGGAAGACAATTAGAAACATGCAGGATGGCGATGTGTTACTGGTAAAAGCTGACGATCCTTCGACAACTCGAGATATTCCGAGCTTTTGTCGATTCATGGATCACCAGTTGGTAGGCCAAGCAACAGAAACGTTGCCTTACCAGTATTTGATCAGAAAGGGATTGGAGGCGTAA
- a CDS encoding LysR family transcriptional regulator produces the protein MELEDIYRRDLNLLVALKVLIEEGSVSQAAIRLNLSQSATSRVLGRLRELLNDPLFTRQGQHLIPTKKALEISQRIDQPLESFRQLLSPSDFDPYYCSERFLIATTDYAMQTILPYALPKIYEQAPNISLEFAPLQHEHLFKQLSTERVDMAICRPSGSIAPLHQEVLGPVGVSCLLSKNHPLADQPLSLEDYVSLPHAMIAISDGVKALLDNALANQQPRKMVLRAYHLEAALAIVDRMPLVITVPADLAYLVAERYDLVVKPLPFEFMPFDYSLIWHSRCDSSASQQWLRRVVKEECGELIQKRIADVGLG, from the coding sequence GTGGAATTAGAAGACATCTATCGTAGAGACCTTAATTTATTGGTCGCTTTAAAGGTATTGATTGAAGAGGGCAGTGTTAGCCAGGCTGCGATTCGTCTTAACTTAAGTCAGTCGGCAACCAGCCGAGTATTAGGGCGCTTAAGAGAGTTACTCAACGATCCCTTGTTTACGCGTCAAGGTCAGCACCTTATCCCCACCAAAAAAGCACTTGAGATCAGCCAGCGCATTGATCAGCCTTTAGAATCATTCCGCCAACTGCTTAGCCCGAGTGATTTCGATCCTTATTATTGCAGTGAGCGCTTTTTGATTGCGACCACTGACTACGCGATGCAAACCATCTTACCTTATGCACTACCGAAGATTTATGAGCAAGCGCCGAACATCTCTCTGGAGTTTGCACCGCTGCAGCATGAGCATTTGTTTAAACAACTCAGCACCGAACGCGTTGATATGGCGATCTGTCGTCCGAGTGGCAGCATTGCACCACTTCATCAAGAAGTATTAGGGCCGGTTGGTGTGTCGTGTCTGTTATCTAAAAACCACCCATTAGCGGATCAGCCTTTAAGCCTTGAAGACTATGTTTCACTCCCACATGCGATGATTGCGATCAGTGATGGTGTTAAAGCTTTATTGGATAACGCTTTAGCCAATCAACAACCTCGCAAAATGGTGCTGCGTGCTTATCACCTTGAGGCTGCATTGGCGATTGTTGATAGAATGCCATTAGTGATAACTGTACCCGCTGATTTGGCTTATTTGGTGGCAGAGCGTTATGATTTAGTCGTCAAGCCGTTGCCATTTGAGTTTATGCCGTTTGATTACTCACTGATCTGGCACTCACGCTGCGATTCTTCTGCCTCGCAACAATGGTTAAGAAGAGTGGTAAAAGAGGAGTGTGGTGAGTTGATTCAGAAGCGTATTGCGGATGTTGGCTTGGGTTAA